A region from the Qingrenia yutianensis genome encodes:
- a CDS encoding winged helix-turn-helix transcriptional regulator — MKTKSELPACPVATAVELIGGKWKLLILRNLKARPWRFNELQRDLEGISQKVLTDSLRQMIDDGLVYRHDYHEWPLRVEYGLTELGRQMLPILDALADFGNYYKSIIQ, encoded by the coding sequence ATGAAGACAAAAAGTGAATTACCTGCTTGCCCGGTGGCAACAGCTGTGGAATTAATCGGTGGTAAGTGGAAGCTACTAATCCTTCGCAATTTGAAAGCACGCCCATGGAGATTTAACGAATTGCAAAGAGATTTGGAAGGAATATCACAAAAGGTATTAACCGATAGTTTAAGGCAAATGATTGATGATGGACTTGTCTATCGTCACGATTATCATGAATGGCCTCTGCGAGTAGAGTACGGATTGACAGAACTTGGACGACAGATGCTTCCGATTCTGGACGCTCTTGCTGATTTTGGAAATTATTATAAATCAATTATTCAATAA
- a CDS encoding cupin domain-containing protein, with the protein MKNYTKTNIGNEGRIELHEKLSLTGAEISINQLPAGASVPFVHSHKNNEEIYGIITGKGKAVIDSEEIELSAGDWLKIAPMAKRQFFAANDSKITYICIQVKENSLGGFTADDAVVY; encoded by the coding sequence ATGAAAAACTACACTAAAACAAACATCGGAAACGAAGGCAGAATAGAGCTTCATGAAAAACTTTCTTTAACAGGTGCGGAGATTAGCATCAATCAGCTTCCTGCCGGCGCAAGTGTTCCATTCGTTCATTCTCATAAGAACAATGAAGAAATTTACGGTATTATCACCGGTAAAGGCAAAGCTGTGATTGACAGCGAAGAAATAGAGCTCTCTGCAGGCGATTGGTTAAAAATTGCCCCGATGGCAAAAAGACAATTCTTCGCAGCAAATGATTCCAAAATCACTTATATCTGCATTCAGGTAAAAGAAAACTCTCTTGGTGGGTTTACTGCAGATGATGCCGTAGTGTATTAA